GTATTGTTCAGTTCCAATAATTTCGGCAAATCGTCAACGAGGCGCATCAATcgaaaagttgtttttttttctttttcaaaatgggACAAAAGTGTTAAGAACCCCAAACTCTTAAAAAGACTTTCTTCTCTCATTTCGAATGGTCCTACCCACCACACTTTTGTtagtttcccttttttttttgacgtcATCATTACGTGATGTCGAGTAGTTGGCGGAGCTCTTTCGTTGGGATTAATCATAAAAGAAACTTTaggtacaaaaaaaagagagacgaaAAAGCCGACAGACTGATAAAACACGCCGCGCCTTGCTGGCCAACCCCAGAGACTGTTATATTCTCTTTTTCACGTACATTTTGAGGTCTAACCACGGCACTCTGCGATGGATGTGGAACTAGCAAATGTCTTACTCCAACCCTCCCCCCACCCTCGCACTCCCGATTCAGATGGCCAGGGAATTGGAGgtgaaagtttttctttttttcctttttttttttcttattatattcCTCGCCTTtgatagcaaaaaaaaaaaaaaaaaaatgctacgGCCGCCTGTTTACCATCGATTGAAGACATCGGTGAGTGTAGTCACACAAGACGTGTGGGCTGAACACAacggcaaaaatgaaaagcgaCAGTTTCTGTCGCATCGTTTCTCCTCCCGACGCACCTGCTGATGGTTGTTCGATAACGTAGCCGGAAAAGTCACGTAGAGGAGCGAGGTCCGTCTCTTGGCACTGTCTCGACTACAATACAAATGTGCCTCGATTCGAAACTACGATCGAATTCTTCAGGTCAATTTTGTGAATGCCATTTTTTGCCCAAGCGCACGAATCATTAAAAATAGGAAggagaataaaatattgatGACACCCTTTCAAAGATGCAGCGTAATGCACCGTGAATAAGTAATATGGCGAAAAGGGACGTACccgatgaaagaaaaaacggcaGCAcggaataaaagaagaagaaaaacggaagagacaagaaagaaaaagacgctCCTATTGCAGCCATCGATCAATTTCCTTTCACTGCTTCATACAGTGCTATACTTCAATCATGTCAGGCTACGTTGTTGGGTTGTTATCATTCAGCCAACAGCCAAAGAAACGCGGGGGGAAATATTTCAACTTACACGAAagtaaatttgaaaattatttacGAAATGGCGTTATTAGCAACAATGTTCGCTTAGTATGTATGCAAACGTCATTCAACTTGCTCTAAATCATGCAAATTATGGGGACAGGGAAAGATAATTCAATTCCATTATCatagcgcaaaaaaaaaagggaagacgaagaagaagaggatgaaTGTCATTGTGAGTTAAGCAACTGTCGTAAATCCTCCGGGGAATAGACGGGCGCGGAGCAGGATCGATTTCGACAGAGGTAAGCAGCAGCGTCGCATCCCATTTTGGCCGGTTTCATGGCCACTAATGACGGCCGACGACTAGCCAAGAATGAAGCGCCGTCTTGAggtggtcggcaagaatcgaAACGAATCACCACTTGACCCAGTAAAGATCTTTGGTGCGTTACAGCTTCTCGATAGAGTTGATGGCCAAGGTCCGACGACCTGGGTCCAACAATCACTACCTAATCGAatgcggaagaaaaaaaaacagaaaacagaaagaagcATAAGATGAAAATCTGATGATTGCACGCACACAGTCTTATTAGGATAAGCTTGCCGCCTACGCCCGTGACGGCCGTGAGTTGTCTAGACCCGTTTCTCATTcacgaaaaaggaaagataCAGGACACGGTGGCGTAAAAAGAATTATCGATCCGCATACGCATTCAGAGACAGGAGCTGGGTAGGAGAAGGGTCAATTACATGGGGTCTCACTTTTCCACCTTGATCCTGGCTGGGCACGAGAGAAACCGATTACAAAAACGTCTCCTAACGAGAGTTATACGAGGCCATGGGATCGCTGTAATGTCAAATTGACTCTTTTCGACGCTGcctgtttgtgtttttttgcttttgcttttctttttagcctttctgtttttgtttatattttatGTTTACCGACTGTTGAATGGGGATTGTCTTTCCGAGTAAGAACGGAGGCAAGCAGAAAGGCAGGAGAATAAAGAAAGCCATTACCTCGGTCGGTGATTCCTCGTAGAGCAGTAAGGCGGACGCCATTTCGGGCAAAGAAAGGGGGATTTTAGCCAGCCGGTCTTGGAATAGACATAAGGTTTGCTCTGCTTTATCGTGGTAGTCGCTCCGATCAACCGCAATAGCCAGCCGTTCCAGATTGCCCACGGCTATCGAATTGGCCGATGGCTCGGCTCCATCTTGCTCTGAAATCCATCAAACGTGATTGTTGTTTAATAAATCAAGTCGTCAAATTCGGGATAAAATCGGCGACCAatcaaaagagagagagagagagagaatgaaACTTGCAGGAGGATTACCTTCTTTCAGCCGAATGAGAATGCTGGTGTCGCCAGCCGGCGAAGTGAAATATCCACCTTGCGACGCGTCCCAGAAAAGATCGTCCTGTTTTTGTTGCAACTCGTCAGCCCACTGAATCCATTTTTCATCTTGGCACGCCGTGTACAAATCCAACAATCCGCGAACGACAAAGGCGTAATCGTCCAGGAATCCCGCAATCGGCTCGTCACTGCATTACGCACACATTAAACCATCGTAGAATATTATTTATAACCAGATCTTCTACAGTGGAACAACAAAAATCTCGGTTTTCTTATcaactttatttttacatttgaGAGACTGCGCCTTGTCCGTCCCCGCCACGGTAGCAGCTTCGAAAGAGGCGTCCACTTTGCTGGTCAAAGAGATGCTGGCGCACAAATTCGGCTGCTTTAACTGCCCTCTCGACGTAAGTGTCTTCCATGAGAACAGTACCCGCTTTGGCGAAGGCGGAGATCATCAAACCTGTGCACAGTTgttattcgattttttttttttttttctttctcttttatacttagaaaaaaaaaggaggggggggggaggagagAGAAAACTCTAGGACTGACGCATTAGCGTCATACACACTCGGAGCATTGTAATAGACCCGCCCTGAATGCAACTCACCGTTCCAACTGGCCAGCATTTTATCGTCAAGATGAGGACGTGGTCTTCTTTGGCGGGCCTCCCGCATTGTTGATAAGGCAGTCTTCAGCAATTGCCGGAAAACGTCCAATGATAGTCCGAACTTGGCCGCAGTTTCCTCTTCGCTTCCGCGGACAATCAAGACATTTTGGCCCTTGAGTTCATCATGTGGATCctgaaacaacaacagcaacaataGTAGccaaaaaagagaaaccagtGGATTGTGTTACGTATCGTTTCATTGATCGGATCATGTCTAGCCGGTGACTATACGAACCTCATTtattctcccccccccctcttttttttgtttttaaataaaaataaaaaaatcgaataaaaatgtcaaagagacggacgaaagtggtaagCACATGCCAAACGACCCTTGCTAGTCCAAGACCTGCTGGTAGACAAAAGAGCCTCTATAACGGGGTGATAAACAAACGTTTTATTGGGAAGGCAAAGAAATCCAACGACCCGTCGCTGGCCTATGGTCTCATCTCATCGacaaaaaaaagctaaaagaaaaaggaggacTAAGCAGCTCGACAAGACGACGGGCGGAGGGACATCTACTAGGACTGAAGAAGCTCGCaaatataaacaaacaaacaagagagAAGGTCCATACGACAGCGGAAAATGTGAGCTCTGAAGGTCTAGAGTCCCAAAGTCATAAAGGGAGTCATGTCGAACGCGCACAAGAGCTTCTGTTGGCAAATTTCCAGAAATAGGTCCTTAACAGAAGATAGTTGGAAGCAAACAGCAAGAGAACGGGGGAAGCTTTCACGTCAGTCCTTTCATCTGCCATGTCGACTGCAAATGTCCAGTAGGATAAAGACGGGGTGCCTATAAAAACTTgcttcccctcccccctccccaccAATGGTCTGGCGATGATACATCAACTGATTGAATATCTTTTGGCTCGTTCGCCAGCACCCTGATCAGAATTTACCAGGGAGATGATGGAGCGGAAGGATGTGCGGTATCTGGCCCGGATAAAATCATCGGCTATGAATAAGATAAACGGACCTGATAGGGATCCACGTTGCCGTTGGGTCGAATGTCAAAGTGATAGCAAACAATGTCGGACACTGTGACACCCGCGCTGAATTCAGGAGGAACGGGTTGAGCGCCCAAAAGAGACTGAATTTCTTTGTGAGTCCACACGCAGAAGGCTCCTTCACGTTTTTCCTTTGATCCGGCTTCCGGATAGGAATCAGCATCTTCTGCGCTGGAAATTTCGCAAGCGAAACGTGATCAATAtgaatgttgatgttgttgatgttgtacGCGTGTGTaactaaagggaaaaaaaaacaaaaaaaagaatacaccATGTACCTATAAAATCCGCCAGATGGATCACTCAGATCGTTGCTGACGTAAGAAAGGATATCACTGACGATTCTGGCAAAATCTCCGTCTTTTGTCAGAAGGTAGGCGTCAGTATAAACAGAAGCCAACTGAGCTTGATCGTATAACATCTTTTCGAAATGTGGCACGTGCCATTTCTCATCGGTCGAGTAACGTGCGAAACCCTGGccatttggtaaaaaaaaaatatatatatatgtatgaAACAATACGTCGACTGACAAAATGATAGATTTCCTTACCAGAGAGACGTGATCAAAGATTCCTCCTTTGGCCATCATGTGCAATGTGTGGGCGCACATGTCCAAAGCCAGGTCAGCGTCAGATCCTTTGTTGAGAACATGCCAACGCAGCAAAAAGTTCATATTAACCGGTTGCGGGAATTTTGGAGCTTCACTAAAACCACCCAATTTGGGTTCGTAGCTACGACGCAACTGCTTAAAACACAGGTTTCCACATTCAGAGGCACTCGGCACTTGATTTCCCTTGCCAATAAGTGCTGCTTGTGCTAACGCCGCCATGATGCTCTCTCCAGatttcttgaatttctgcGGGTTTTCTTTCCACTGCATCGATGCGAATATTTAGAAAGTAGAGCGTACTGTCATGAAAGATACGTTGAAATTCCAAAATACCTGTTGATCCAAAGATTTAAGAATTGTTGTGAAACCAGGTTGGCCATAATAACGATCGTCGGGAGGATAGTATGTGCCACCATACACTGGCTTCAACTCAGGGGTCATCCAAACACTCATTGGCCATCCACCACGTCCCGAAATGGCCTATGCAGACGCATTTATCAATTTTCAGATGTACTCTATGCATAAAAACTATTTACCTGAACAAAACTCATGTACATCTTGTCAACATCTGGTCTTTCTTCTCGGTCAACTTTAATGTTTATGAAATTTTCATTCATCACTGCTGCAAtatcttcattttcaaatgattccTTTTCCATGACATGGCACCAATGGCATGTTGAATAACCAACTGAGAGGaatattaatttattttcctcCTTTGCCTTTTTTAAGGCTTCTTCACTCCAAGGATACCTAACAAACATGAAAACGATGGTATCTATTACTGTAAGAAACTTAAACTTAAAGTAAGAAACTTACCAGTTCACTGGATTGTATGCATGTTGTAACAGATACGGAGACTTTGATTTAATGAGCTGATTAGGATCATGTTTAGATCCAGAAGTGATGGAAGAATgggccattttttttagaagCCTTGCTGTATGTTGTGGGTGGAAACTAAAATTTTTCAGTAGGCTGCCTGAAGTACAACACTTTCAATTAGCTTTAGGTATGCTTATAAAATTTTATACAATCAATATTCGATTTCTTGGACGAAACAACGTGGTCTTTGCGGCTTGATGGCCTATAACCCAATTTAACGTCGTCATAACGTCTGTCCTAAAAACAACGTAATAGGAATGACGAAACATACCTACTTTAACACCAAAGCTGGCGAATTTCAACAGCATAATGATTTTAGCCCTGGAGCTTCTTGTAACCGAGATTTGTTCCTTGTTTACATTCTTTTAGCAGACAATCTTTAAGACCCCAGCCATCACGCCATCTTGTCttcaaaaacagaaattcgCGGGGATTACGAAATTTGAGTAGTAACAAGCAGCACACCAAtgacttttcaaaaattcGAGTTTTGATCTGAAATGCCCCTTTGAAAAGTTTGCTTTCGTTTAATATCTTTACAAGGTGAGCGTCTCGTGCATTATTTCAAACTTCCCCCTAACATCACATTCCGTGGAAATTGCGAGCTAAACATCAGTCACCGGTCTCTAGTGGACATCCAGCTGCCTCCAGTTGCCTCCAGTATCCTTCCCACTGACCAataatgtaaaaaacaaattctgggaaaatgacatcgccaccattttttaattaagcTCCGGTCGGGTAACTGCGATATTTTCCGTTTATTTGTGTTGGGTCAATCCAGCCCAACTCAACAAATCGTTGGCGCGACCATCTCTccaaattaaacaaaatttttacaatGAATTCACATAACGATGAAACACTGTTTGCCAAAATTTCGTTTCATTTGGTCAATTGGTTTAATAGATACGTAACCATTTTTACCGAGctactttttatttatttatttttttttaccacttGTTTTACTCACGAGAAATTTAAGATATACCTGTCTTGTGCAGTTTTTTTGCCTTCTATCGTTTagtataatttttgttttcaaatcataatttttagttggaaaaatatttagtTTAAGTTTCaatacccccc
This genomic stretch from Daphnia magna isolate NIES linkage group LG10, ASM2063170v1.1, whole genome shotgun sequence harbors:
- the LOC116931859 gene encoding spermatogenesis-associated protein 20 isoform X2, coding for MAHSSITSGSKHDPNQLIKSKSPYLLQHAYNPVNWYPWSEEALKKAKEENKLIFLSVGYSTCHWCHVMEKESFENEDIAAVMNENFINIKVDREERPDVDKMYMSFVQAISGRGGWPMSVWMTPELKPVYGGTYYPPDDRYYGQPGFTTILKSLDQQWKENPQKFKKSGESIMAALAQAALIGKGNQVPSASECGNLCFKQLRRSYEPKLGGFSEAPKFPQPVNMNFLLRWHVLNKGSDADLALDMCAHTLHMMAKGGIFDHVSLGFARYSTDEKWHVPHFEKMLYDQAQLASVYTDAYLLTKDGDFARIVSDILSYVSNDLSDPSGGFYSAEDADSYPEAGSKEKREGAFCVWTHKEIQSLLGAQPVPPEFSAGVTVSDIVCYHFDIRPNGNVDPYQDPHDELKGQNVLIVRGSEEETAAKFGLSLDVFRQLLKTALSTMREARQRRPRPHLDDKMLASWNGLMISAFAKAGTVLMEDTYVERAVKAAEFVRQHLFDQQSGRLFRSCYRGGDGQGAVSQIDEPIAGFLDDYAFVVRGLLDLYTACQDEKWIQWADELQQKQDDLFWDASQGGYFTSPAGDTSILIRLKEEQDGAEPSANSIAVGNLERLAIAVDRSDYHDKAEQTLCLFQDRLAKIPLSLPEMASALLLYEESPTEVVIVGPRSSDLGHQLYREAVTHQRSLLGQVVIRFDSCRPPQDGASFLASRRPSLVAMKPAKMGCDAAAYLCRNRSCSAPVYSPEDLRQLLNSQ
- the LOC116931859 gene encoding spermatogenesis-associated protein 20 isoform X1; its protein translation is MLLKFASFGVKVGSLLKNFSFHPQHTARLLKKMAHSSITSGSKHDPNQLIKSKSPYLLQHAYNPVNWYPWSEEALKKAKEENKLIFLSVGYSTCHWCHVMEKESFENEDIAAVMNENFINIKVDREERPDVDKMYMSFVQAISGRGGWPMSVWMTPELKPVYGGTYYPPDDRYYGQPGFTTILKSLDQQWKENPQKFKKSGESIMAALAQAALIGKGNQVPSASECGNLCFKQLRRSYEPKLGGFSEAPKFPQPVNMNFLLRWHVLNKGSDADLALDMCAHTLHMMAKGGIFDHVSLGFARYSTDEKWHVPHFEKMLYDQAQLASVYTDAYLLTKDGDFARIVSDILSYVSNDLSDPSGGFYSAEDADSYPEAGSKEKREGAFCVWTHKEIQSLLGAQPVPPEFSAGVTVSDIVCYHFDIRPNGNVDPYQDPHDELKGQNVLIVRGSEEETAAKFGLSLDVFRQLLKTALSTMREARQRRPRPHLDDKMLASWNGLMISAFAKAGTVLMEDTYVERAVKAAEFVRQHLFDQQSGRLFRSCYRGGDGQGAVSQIDEPIAGFLDDYAFVVRGLLDLYTACQDEKWIQWADELQQKQDDLFWDASQGGYFTSPAGDTSILIRLKEEQDGAEPSANSIAVGNLERLAIAVDRSDYHDKAEQTLCLFQDRLAKIPLSLPEMASALLLYEESPTEVVIVGPRSSDLGHQLYREAVTHQRSLLGQVVIRFDSCRPPQDGASFLASRRPSLVAMKPAKMGCDAAAYLCRNRSCSAPVYSPEDLRQLLNSQ
- the LOC116931859 gene encoding spermatogenesis-associated protein 20 isoform X3, encoding MLLKFASFGVKVGSLLKNFSFHPQHTARLLKKMAHSSITSGSKHDPNQLIKSKSPYLLQHAYNPVNWYPWSEEALKKAKEENKLIFLSVGYSTCHWCHVMEKESFENEDIAAVMNENFINIKVDREERPDVDKMYMSFVQAISGRGGWPMSVWMTPELKPVYGGTYYPPDDRYYGQPGFTTILKSLDQQWKENPQKFKKSGESIMAALAQAALIGKGNQVPSASECGNLCFKQLRRSYEPKLGGFSEAPKFPQPVNMNFLLRWHVLNKGSDADLALDMCAHTLHMMAKGGIFDHVSLGFARYSTDEKWHVPHFEKMLYDQAQLASVYTDAYLLTKDGDFARIVSDILSYVSNDLSDPSGGFYSAEDADSYPEAGSKEKREGAFCVWTHKEIQSLLGAQPVPPEFSAGVTVSDIVCYHFDIRPNGNVDPYQDPHDELKGQNVLIVRGSEEETAAKFGLSLDVFRQLLKTALSTMREARQRRPRPHLDDKMLASWNGLMISAFAKAGTVLMEDTYVERAVKAAEFVRQHLFDQQSGRLFRSCYRGGDGQGAVSQIDEPIAGFLDDYAFVVRGLLDLYTACQDEKWIQWADELQQKQDDLFWDASQGGYFTSPAGDTSILIRLKEEQDGAEPSANSIAVGNLERLAIAVDRSDYHDKAEQTLCLFQDRLAKIPLSLPEMASALLLYEESPTEVSSYASNSWAVEPRNVGKYFGYVVKLNTRPHFVFLLNGFVNGFHWPGDSSGMSLPPSFPVF